A single Gammaproteobacteria bacterium DNA region contains:
- a CDS encoding M66 family metalloprotease: MPRRRPRVWTAGLCAILVTVCSDDPATTAPPTIPPPAPPPLEPYAAERAALMALYNATDGTHWHRQRNWTTAGSIRDWQGVSTNSSGFVTELLLRDNNLSGALPPELRNLTQLRQLDLEDNELTGSIPPQLGDLPQLRRLVLGTNELTGTIPAELGRLSQLTMLDLGNNSLNGTIPSELGSLPRLDSLLVHRNELTGPIPVELGNLASLRRLLLALNQLTGPVPPELGNLANLTYMSLSRNQLTGTIPPELAKLSSIRILSVSRNSLTGTIPPELGNLATLEGLYLYQNQLTGPIPVSLGNLSELETLWIHDNGLTGPLIEELADLAALEDLRAADNELSGALPRNLGRPRAFARVELEGNEGLTGLLPRSMIGLEFLQVLSYGDTDLCAQIDDEFQEWLRKIPDGSRADCDVAQVERLALTDLHDVTGGSSWPNRAAWGTDAPLGDWHGVSTEDGRVVEVALPANALSGPLPAEIANLGELRVLDLAENDLFGAFPGSFAGLHELAELRLGRNPGLEGALPFALRGLERVRVLLHDDTGLCASPAPDFQAWYGAIEQTAGAVCDNPDQVTVSLPMVYLTQSVQAPSGSVRLVADRNALLRAFVTAEEPRGFFEPEVVAVFTDPQGDEVHRAVMTRDANQIPAQADEGDLGLSYNAVIPAEAVIPGVEMVVEVDPEETLPLTAESEARFPDEGSDSLNVVEVPPMQLTLVPVIAAAEPDTSVLAWVRGISADSPEVGLLRHAFPFAEFDVRPHEAYHTSLDLTTSAGQVSLFGELEALRASEGGTGYYYGVTANLGSIAGRGQLPGWVSVGVPRSTTLAHEVGHNLSLRHAPCGDPSGVDPNFPYPDGSIGVWGYDFRNGSMVPPDRGQDIMTYCRTLPWLSDYYFEKVIDHRGRLAADTASAGLAAAGPASDMLVLRGGMVDGELWIDPTFSMRAAARPPDARGPYHIRGTDDDGETLFSLDFTPTGDGHGGRHFFFTVPIGADWEDALERITLTGPEGEAYVDQADERRITVVSEPGTGRLRAILRDWEGALPDALRDKADLEVSMTRGLREAVRLRR; encoded by the coding sequence ATGCCACGTCGGAGACCACGCGTCTGGACAGCGGGCCTTTGCGCGATCCTCGTAACCGTCTGCTCGGACGATCCGGCGACCACGGCCCCGCCGACCATCCCTCCCCCTGCCCCTCCCCCGCTGGAGCCCTATGCGGCCGAGCGCGCGGCGCTCATGGCCCTCTACAACGCGACGGACGGGACGCACTGGCATCGGCAGAGGAACTGGACCACCGCCGGGAGCATCCGGGACTGGCAGGGGGTGTCCACCAACTCGTCCGGCTTCGTCACCGAACTGTTGCTTCGGGACAACAACCTGTCCGGCGCGCTCCCGCCCGAACTCCGGAATCTGACCCAACTGAGACAACTGGATCTCGAGGACAACGAGTTGACCGGTTCGATCCCGCCGCAACTCGGAGATCTGCCCCAACTGAGACGTCTGGTTCTGGGCACCAACGAACTGACGGGCACGATCCCGGCCGAGTTGGGCAGGCTGAGCCAACTGACCATGCTCGATCTGGGCAACAACAGCCTGAACGGGACGATCCCTTCCGAACTCGGATCGCTGCCGCGCCTCGATTCCCTACTGGTTCACCGCAACGAACTGACCGGCCCCATACCCGTCGAGCTCGGCAACCTGGCCTCGCTGCGGAGGCTGCTGCTGGCGTTGAATCAGTTAACGGGTCCCGTGCCGCCGGAACTGGGCAACCTGGCGAATCTCACCTACATGAGCCTGAGCCGTAACCAGTTGACGGGCACGATCCCGCCCGAGCTGGCGAAGCTGAGCTCGATCCGGATTCTGTCGGTTTCGCGCAACAGCCTCACGGGGACGATTCCGCCCGAGCTGGGCAATCTGGCCACCCTGGAAGGACTCTATCTCTACCAGAACCAGCTCACCGGCCCCATCCCCGTCTCGCTGGGCAACCTGTCGGAACTGGAGACGCTCTGGATTCACGACAACGGCCTGACGGGCCCGTTGATCGAGGAGCTTGCCGACCTCGCGGCGCTCGAGGATCTGCGAGCCGCGGACAACGAGTTGAGCGGCGCGCTGCCGCGCAATCTGGGCAGACCCCGGGCCTTCGCCCGAGTCGAGCTCGAAGGAAACGAAGGCCTGACCGGTCTGCTGCCGCGGAGCATGATCGGCCTCGAGTTCCTGCAGGTGCTGTCCTACGGGGACACCGACCTGTGCGCCCAGATCGATGACGAGTTCCAGGAGTGGCTGCGGAAGATACCGGACGGCAGCCGGGCGGATTGCGATGTCGCGCAGGTCGAACGACTCGCTCTCACCGACCTGCACGACGTGACCGGGGGATCATCCTGGCCGAACCGGGCGGCATGGGGGACGGATGCTCCCCTGGGAGACTGGCATGGCGTGTCCACGGAAGACGGACGTGTCGTTGAAGTTGCCCTGCCCGCCAACGCCCTGTCCGGTCCGCTCCCCGCGGAGATCGCCAACCTCGGCGAACTGAGGGTGTTGGACCTGGCCGAAAACGACCTGTTCGGCGCGTTCCCGGGCTCCTTCGCCGGTTTGCACGAACTCGCGGAATTGCGCCTGGGCCGGAATCCGGGGCTGGAGGGCGCCCTGCCGTTCGCGCTTCGGGGGTTGGAACGGGTTCGCGTGCTGCTACACGACGACACCGGCCTGTGCGCCTCTCCCGCGCCGGACTTCCAGGCGTGGTACGGGGCGATCGAGCAGACCGCCGGCGCGGTCTGCGACAATCCGGATCAGGTCACGGTATCCCTGCCCATGGTCTATCTCACCCAGTCGGTGCAGGCCCCGTCCGGGAGCGTGCGTCTGGTGGCCGACCGCAACGCGCTTCTGAGGGCGTTCGTCACGGCCGAGGAGCCGCGCGGGTTCTTCGAGCCCGAGGTCGTCGCGGTCTTCACGGATCCGCAAGGGGACGAGGTCCACCGCGCGGTCATGACCCGCGACGCCAACCAGATCCCGGCGCAAGCGGACGAGGGCGATCTCGGACTCTCGTACAACGCGGTGATCCCCGCCGAGGCAGTCATCCCGGGCGTCGAGATGGTCGTCGAGGTCGATCCGGAGGAAACCCTGCCCCTCACCGCCGAAAGCGAAGCCCGATTCCCGGACGAGGGATCCGACTCGCTGAACGTGGTGGAGGTGCCTCCGATGCAGCTCACGCTGGTTCCGGTCATCGCGGCCGCGGAGCCCGACACGTCGGTTCTGGCGTGGGTCCGCGGCATCTCCGCCGACAGTCCCGAGGTGGGACTGCTGAGACACGCGTTCCCGTTCGCCGAGTTCGACGTCAGGCCGCACGAGGCCTATCACACCTCGCTGGATCTCACCACCTCGGCCGGGCAGGTGTCGCTGTTCGGGGAACTCGAGGCGCTGCGGGCATCGGAAGGCGGCACGGGCTACTACTACGGGGTCACCGCCAACCTGGGATCCATCGCCGGTCGGGGGCAGCTCCCCGGCTGGGTGAGCGTCGGCGTGCCGAGATCGACCACGCTGGCGCACGAAGTAGGCCACAATCTCTCGCTCAGGCACGCGCCTTGCGGCGATCCCAGCGGCGTCGATCCGAACTTCCCCTACCCGGACGGAAGCATCGGCGTGTGGGGGTACGACTTCCGCAACGGATCGATGGTGCCTCCCGACCGCGGCCAGGACATCATGACCTACTGCCGCACGTTGCCGTGGCTCAGCGACTACTACTTCGAGAAAGTGATCGACCATCGCGGGCGACTGGCGGCGGACACCGCGAGCGCAGGGCTGGCCGCGGCAGGCCCCGCCTCCGACATGCTCGTGCTCCGGGGTGGCATGGTGGATGGAGAGCTGTGGATCGATCCGACGTTCTCGATGCGCGCGGCGGCAAGGCCGCCCGATGCGCGGGGCCCATACCACATTCGCGGGACCGACGACGACGGCGAGACGCTGTTCTCCCTGGACTTCACGCCCACCGGGGATGGGCACGGCGGCAGGCACTTCTTCTTCACGGTGCCGATCGGGGCCGATTGGGAGGACGCGCTCGAACGCATCACCCTGACCGGGCCGGAAGGCGAGGCGTACGTGGACCAGGCCGACGAGCGCCGGATCACCGTGGTCTCCGAGCCCGGAACGGGACGCCTGCGCGCGATTCTGCGGGACTGGGAAGGGGCGCTGCCGGACGCGCTCAGGGACAAGGCCGACCTGGAAGTCAGCATGACGCGCGGGCTCAGGGAAGCGGTGCGGCTGCGGAGGTGA
- the murQ gene encoding N-acetylmuramic acid 6-phosphate etherase, producing the protein MLDDRLTEQRNPRSRGVDRLSPAEIVALINDEDRTVAAAVGEEAAGIARAMELARDAFCRGGRLIYVGAGTSGRLGVLDAAEMPPTYRTDPSMVVGVIAGGYDALVRAREGAEDDPRDGAREMDRLSVGADDFVLGIATSGTTPFVHGALRQARERGARTGFLLCTPPSAELLAAHDVVIAPLVGPEVITGSTRMKAGTATKLVLNTITTGAMVLMGKVYGNLMVDLQVTCRKLQDRGERIVMSTLGLERELARALLQEAGGHVKTAIVMARRGIDAEAARVLLEESRGRVADVPGAAG; encoded by the coding sequence ATGCTCGATGATCGTCTGACCGAACAGCGCAATCCACGCTCGCGTGGCGTCGACCGGCTGTCGCCGGCCGAGATCGTTGCGCTCATCAATGACGAGGACCGCACCGTGGCCGCGGCCGTCGGGGAGGAGGCTGCCGGCATCGCCCGCGCAATGGAGCTGGCGCGCGACGCGTTCTGCCGCGGCGGCCGGCTGATCTACGTGGGCGCGGGCACGTCCGGCCGGCTGGGGGTGCTCGACGCGGCGGAGATGCCCCCGACCTACCGGACCGACCCGTCGATGGTGGTCGGCGTGATCGCGGGGGGCTACGACGCGCTGGTGCGGGCGCGCGAGGGAGCCGAGGACGACCCGCGCGACGGCGCCCGCGAGATGGACCGCCTCTCGGTGGGCGCCGACGATTTCGTGCTCGGCATCGCCACCTCAGGCACCACGCCCTTCGTGCACGGGGCATTGCGGCAAGCCCGTGAGCGGGGCGCCCGCACCGGCTTTCTGCTTTGCACGCCTCCGTCCGCCGAGCTCCTCGCCGCCCACGATGTCGTCATCGCCCCCCTGGTCGGTCCCGAGGTGATCACGGGCTCGACGCGCATGAAGGCGGGCACGGCTACCAAGCTGGTCCTGAACACCATCACCACCGGCGCCATGGTCCTGATGGGCAAGGTGTACGGCAACCTCATGGTCGATCTGCAGGTCACCTGCCGGAAGCTCCAGGACCGGGGTGAGCGCATCGTGATGTCGACCCTTGGGCTGGAGCGGGAGCTCGCCCGAGCCCTGCTGCAGGAGGCCGGCGGCCACGTCAAGACGGCCATCGTGATGGCTCGCCGCGGGATCGACGCGGAGGCGGCGCGCGTCCTGCTCGAGGAGAGCAGGGGCCGGGTGGCGGATGTCCCCGGTGCCGCCGGATGA
- a CDS encoding anhydro-N-acetylmuramic acid kinase has product MKVLGMMSGTSLDGVDAALLEVGGTTPATFSWRLLGFHSESYLPEERDSIRRAIEGGGPADLARLHAVLGERFARCALAGCARAGVDPGSVAAIGSHGQTVWHDPPSGDGRGATLQLGDPATIAEITGIPVVSDFRTRDVAAGGHGAPLVPWPDRLLFSAPDRPRALQNLGGMANVTWLPAASEGEPVLAFDTGPGVALIDTAAELATDGRRTFDADGELAAAGEVDEGLLQQLLQHPFLHRPPPKSTGREVFGSAFVQGLVERRAPRTSRDWACLVATLTAFTAASVAEACRCWVLPRGVSEVLLAGGGALNPVLAAMISDRLAPVPVRDLSVLGLDPEAREAACFAVLAWAHLRGLPANSPASTGASGRRVLGSLTPGGA; this is encoded by the coding sequence ATGAAGGTTCTCGGAATGATGTCGGGTACGTCGCTCGACGGTGTCGACGCCGCCCTGCTGGAGGTGGGCGGGACCACCCCGGCAACGTTCTCGTGGCGATTGCTGGGATTCCACAGCGAGAGCTACCTGCCGGAGGAGCGGGACTCGATCCGCCGCGCGATCGAGGGGGGCGGGCCGGCCGATCTGGCCCGCCTGCACGCGGTCCTGGGTGAGCGCTTCGCGCGCTGTGCCCTCGCCGGGTGCGCGCGCGCCGGGGTGGATCCGGGATCGGTCGCGGCGATCGGTTCGCACGGACAGACGGTGTGGCACGATCCACCGTCCGGGGACGGCCGCGGCGCCACCCTCCAGCTGGGCGATCCCGCGACCATCGCGGAGATCACCGGCATACCGGTGGTGAGCGACTTCCGGACCCGCGACGTGGCGGCTGGCGGGCACGGCGCGCCCCTCGTTCCCTGGCCGGACCGCCTGCTCTTCTCCGCACCAGACCGGCCGCGTGCCCTCCAGAACCTCGGAGGGATGGCCAACGTCACCTGGCTGCCGGCGGCTTCGGAAGGCGAACCCGTCCTGGCCTTCGATACGGGCCCCGGGGTCGCGCTCATCGACACCGCCGCGGAACTCGCCACGGATGGCCGTCGGACGTTCGACGCCGACGGTGAGCTCGCGGCGGCCGGCGAGGTCGATGAAGGCCTGCTGCAACAGCTTCTGCAGCACCCGTTCCTGCATCGCCCGCCGCCAAAGTCGACCGGCCGCGAAGTGTTCGGCAGCGCGTTCGTCCAAGGGCTGGTGGAACGCCGGGCGCCGCGTACCAGCCGCGACTGGGCCTGCCTGGTCGCAACGCTTACGGCCTTCACCGCCGCCTCCGTCGCGGAAGCCTGTCGCTGCTGGGTGCTTCCCCGGGGCGTGAGCGAGGTCCTGCTGGCGGGCGGCGGCGCGCTGAACCCGGTCCTGGCGGCGATGATCTCCGACCGGCTCGCCCCGGTCCCGGTGCGCGACCTGTCCGTGCTGGGTCTCGACCCGGAAGCGCGCGAAGCCGCCTGCTTCGCGGTGCTGGCGTGGGCGCACCTGCGGGGTCTGCCGGCCAATTCGCCAGCCTCCACGGGGGCTTCGGGGCGCCGGGTTCTGGGGTCCCTCACGCCCGGTGGAGCGTGA
- a CDS encoding BamA/TamA family outer membrane protein: protein MTTLVCFGPDNIDGRGSPLTRLLLLPMLLAGALSATVPAYGQVPPDEDWRTLDTEHFRITFPEALHPLATRLADRAERAYGQLASSFSAPPPGAIDIVLTDHADYSNGFANVVPGNRITLFARPPADAGSLNYFDEWIELVVTHELVHIFHLDPAGGLGGILRAVLGRYPATWPFFPGRATPTWLTEGIATYYESTLTDAGRVHGTWQDMVLRTGVLEEDLESLSVVSGRSPVWPAGLRPYVYGSEFFHYLMERTDTTGMRQLVEEVAGQLVPYRIDAAARSAFGISFSQAWDEWRASLSFRYSGLAGSLAALQPVTTGEALTRGARQALYPQVSPAGRRLAFALSDGRSDAHLRLLDLDGGAGRRFTRTNGLSSFSWTPDGGMVFAQFELADRYRLYNDLYRVDADGHVTRITSGGRLAFPDVHPDGEHVVAVQEGEGTNRLVLVDLATGDITALTEAAPAVHWGFPRWSPDGSRIAVSQWRTGGRFDVVILDAAGALIARVTDDRAVDASPAWSPDGRTLLWSSDRTGIPNLFAASIDGDGRAGPVRQVTNMLTGAAHPAIDPEGEWIYYSAYHHDGWDIERIPYAPGEWFEPFADDPRFLLGADRSPDRFQAAIEAESRPYRAFRSLLPTYWQPLYSAPRRIRERDVIGPGFGFSTSGRDLVDRHAFRAWGRLIPEKRRGEGRFGYTARGLGNPVVTFSLGQLYDPAGLTLGERQNGDVDTLYVVDRERRVQVSLDLQRARFRNRIGLTLEASHNWVSSELLDATLEPSTLFRLNRPTRRVGEVAATLGFNTARSHAMSMTLADGVSGAVRGRVSRVLDLPEELAGDRAADRGFEEVTGRLSLYRALGNVGFAQQVFALRASGGIARGPGADGFHFEVGNAAGTRERLTGFGLFGGSPLLFPVRGYSAASRRGRIAWSASAEYRLPLSIIRRGLGAWPLYFDRAGASLFADAGNAWGPEGERDPTASPKRAALASFGLEVTVNTLPFWTLSTDVRAGLAFPLRGVDDPPGAGFRLRAGRLYLRLGSAF from the coding sequence ATGACAACCCTCGTCTGCTTTGGCCCCGACAACATTGACGGGCGCGGCAGCCCCCTGACAAGGCTGCTGCTCCTGCCGATGCTCCTCGCGGGCGCGCTCTCGGCCACCGTCCCCGCCTACGGCCAGGTGCCCCCCGACGAGGACTGGCGCACGCTCGACACCGAGCATTTCCGGATCACCTTTCCCGAAGCCCTCCATCCCCTGGCGACGCGCCTCGCCGACCGGGCGGAGCGCGCCTACGGGCAACTGGCTTCATCCTTCAGCGCGCCACCGCCGGGCGCCATCGACATCGTGCTCACCGACCACGCCGACTACTCCAACGGGTTCGCCAACGTGGTCCCCGGCAACCGCATCACGCTCTTTGCCCGCCCGCCCGCGGACGCGGGATCCCTCAACTATTTCGACGAGTGGATCGAGCTGGTGGTCACGCACGAGCTGGTGCACATCTTCCACCTGGATCCCGCGGGCGGTCTGGGCGGCATCCTGCGCGCGGTCCTGGGCCGCTACCCCGCCACCTGGCCCTTCTTTCCCGGACGCGCCACGCCCACCTGGCTCACCGAAGGGATCGCCACCTACTACGAGTCGACGCTGACGGACGCCGGCCGTGTCCACGGCACCTGGCAGGACATGGTGCTGCGCACCGGCGTTCTCGAGGAGGACCTCGAGTCGCTGTCCGTGGTCTCCGGCAGGAGCCCCGTGTGGCCGGCTGGACTTCGCCCTTACGTCTACGGCTCCGAGTTCTTCCACTATCTGATGGAACGCACCGACACCACGGGCATGCGGCAGCTCGTGGAAGAGGTGGCGGGCCAGTTGGTTCCCTATCGGATCGACGCCGCGGCGCGTTCGGCCTTCGGCATCTCGTTCTCTCAGGCGTGGGACGAGTGGCGCGCGTCGCTCTCCTTCAGGTACAGCGGCCTCGCCGGCTCCCTCGCCGCACTGCAGCCGGTCACCACCGGCGAAGCGCTCACCCGCGGGGCGCGCCAGGCCCTCTACCCGCAGGTGTCTCCGGCCGGCCGGCGCCTCGCCTTCGCGCTCTCGGACGGGCGCTCCGATGCGCATCTGCGCCTGCTCGACCTGGATGGTGGCGCAGGGCGCCGGTTCACCCGCACCAACGGCCTGTCCAGCTTCTCGTGGACGCCCGACGGCGGGATGGTCTTCGCCCAGTTCGAGCTGGCGGACCGCTACCGCCTCTACAACGATCTCTACCGGGTCGATGCGGACGGCCACGTCACCCGCATCACCAGCGGCGGCCGGCTCGCCTTCCCGGACGTGCATCCGGACGGCGAACACGTCGTGGCGGTGCAGGAGGGAGAGGGCACCAACCGGCTGGTTCTGGTGGACCTGGCCACCGGGGACATCACGGCGTTGACCGAGGCGGCTCCCGCCGTCCACTGGGGCTTTCCGCGCTGGTCGCCGGACGGGTCCCGGATCGCCGTATCGCAGTGGCGTACCGGCGGCCGCTTCGATGTCGTGATCCTCGATGCCGCCGGCGCGCTGATCGCAAGAGTGACCGACGACCGCGCCGTCGACGCGAGTCCTGCCTGGTCCCCCGACGGGCGCACCCTGCTGTGGTCTTCCGACCGCACCGGCATCCCCAATCTCTTCGCGGCTTCCATCGACGGGGACGGACGGGCCGGGCCGGTGCGCCAGGTTACCAACATGCTCACCGGGGCCGCCCATCCGGCCATCGATCCGGAGGGCGAGTGGATCTACTACTCCGCCTACCACCACGACGGCTGGGACATCGAGCGCATCCCCTACGCTCCGGGCGAGTGGTTCGAACCCTTCGCGGACGACCCCCGCTTCCTGCTGGGCGCGGATCGTTCCCCGGACCGCTTTCAGGCCGCGATCGAGGCCGAGAGCAGGCCGTACCGGGCCTTCCGCTCGCTCCTCCCGACCTACTGGCAGCCGCTCTACTCCGCGCCTCGAAGGATCCGGGAGCGCGATGTCATCGGCCCGGGCTTCGGATTCTCGACCTCCGGCCGGGATCTGGTCGACCGGCACGCCTTCCGGGCCTGGGGCCGCCTGATTCCCGAGAAGCGTCGCGGGGAGGGCCGCTTCGGCTACACCGCCCGAGGGTTGGGGAACCCGGTGGTGACCTTCTCGCTGGGCCAGCTCTACGATCCCGCGGGTCTCACCCTGGGAGAGCGCCAGAACGGGGACGTGGACACTCTCTACGTGGTGGACCGGGAACGACGCGTGCAGGTGAGCCTGGACCTTCAGCGTGCCCGCTTTCGCAACCGCATCGGCCTCACCCTGGAGGCCAGCCACAACTGGGTGTCCTCCGAGCTCCTGGACGCGACGCTGGAACCCTCCACCCTCTTCCGGCTCAACCGTCCCACGCGGCGCGTCGGGGAGGTAGCCGCAACGCTGGGGTTCAACACCGCTCGCTCGCACGCCATGTCCATGACCCTGGCAGACGGCGTCTCGGGAGCCGTTCGGGGCCGGGTCTCGCGCGTGCTCGATCTCCCCGAGGAACTCGCCGGAGACCGCGCGGCCGACAGGGGGTTCGAGGAGGTCACCGGCCGCCTTTCGCTCTACCGTGCGCTCGGCAACGTCGGATTCGCCCAGCAGGTGTTCGCCCTGCGGGCGAGCGGCGGGATCGCGCGCGGACCGGGCGCCGACGGCTTTCACTTCGAGGTGGGCAACGCCGCGGGCACGCGCGAGCGGCTCACCGGCTTCGGTCTCTTCGGGGGCTCGCCGCTCCTGTTTCCCGTGCGAGGCTATTCCGCCGCTTCCCGGCGCGGGCGCATCGCCTGGTCGGCATCCGCCGAGTACCGGCTTCCGCTCTCCATCATTCGCCGGGGCCTCGGGGCCTGGCCCCTGTACTTCGACCGGGCCGGCGCAAGCCTGTTTGCCGACGCAGGCAACGCCTGGGGCCCGGAAGGCGAGCGGGATCCCACCGCGAGCCCGAAGCGCGCCGCCCTCGCCTCCTTCGGCCTGGAGGTGACGGTGAACACGCTGCCCTTCTGGACGCTCTCCACCGACGTGCGGGCCGGTTTGGCGTTTCCGCTCAGGGGTGTAGACGATCCGCCCGGGGCAGGGTTCCGCCTGCGCGCGGGGCGGCTCTACCTCCGTCTGGGATCGGCGTTCTAG